One stretch of Rhizoctonia solani chromosome 8, complete sequence DNA includes these proteins:
- a CDS encoding regulator of Vps4 activity in the MVB pathway protein, with product MVQQKQEALAKQSRRDIATLIEKGKLETARIKVENIINEDIHNELLELLELYCELLVARFGLLDMNTREPDPGVKEGVCSIIYASPRTEIKELHVLREMLMSKYGREFAIGVMDNKDNCVSERVSSGFLSDSTAFHTALSFSFCTDIDYGAQVTRKLQVATPSSALVDAYLGEIAKGYGVNWAPPLPPNSAVADPSSPKPESIALEADEPEAKAILSPAKFKDSTTKLPDVPTAGEASEPPPSYPAAAGSSTSKNPEEDLFKRLENLKRR from the exons ATGGTACAGCAGAAACAAGAAGCCCTGGCCAAGCAATCGCGGAGAGATATCGCTACGCTGATAGAAAAGGGGAAGCTGGAGACGGCGAGGATAAAGGTGGAAAACATC ATCAATGAAGATATACACAACGAGCTGCTAGAGCTCCTGGAGCTTTATTGCGAACTCTTGGTCGCAAGGTTTGGATTATTAGACATGAA CACGAGAGAGCCTGATCCAGGAGTCAAAGAGGGTGTATGTAGCATAATTTATGCTTCACCAAGAACGGAGATCAAAG AACTCCACGTTCTCCGAGAAATGCTCATGTCGAAATATGGACGGGAGTTTGCAATTGGAGTGATGGACAACAAGGACAACTGCGTAAGCGAACGTGTGAGTAGCGGCTTTCTATCCGATTCGACCGCGTTCCATACTGCTCTGTCCTTCTCATTTTGTACTGATATAGACTATGGAGCACAGGTGACCCGTAAGCTCCAGGTCGCGACACCTTCATCGGCTTTAGTCGATGCTTACCTCGGTGAAATTGCGAAAGGATATGGGGTCAATTGGGCTCCACCTCTTCCACCCAACAGTGCCGTCGCCGACCCTTCCTCGCCCAAGCCAGAGTCAATTGCTCTCGAAGCTGATGAACCAGAGGCCAAGGCAATTTTGTCTCCTGCCAAGTTTAAAGACTCGACGACGAAATTGCCTGATGTACCTACTGCCGGCGAAGCGTCAGAGCCTCCACCCTCGTATCCAGCGGCTGCCGGGTCAAGCACGAGCAAGAATCCTGAAGAAGACTTGTTTAAGAGGCTGGAGAATTTGAAGAGGAGATGA
- a CDS encoding Serine/threonine-protein kinase, which produces MPSLLQRSASHHDKKNKKYNTLTNSADSAARRSEQSITDPAFFDPEHMAAPTNDELLEEMVVDASNIVPNGEAEVPGQDDGPWSVSVADAPSNNNKKKYTIYIQTPSQNLTLTRAAQEITDLHAKLRSNHPSATLPPLPGFPASGSDNQDGAKRRSSFLNTLSRLANPNPKPKPGRIGSASSITNASTPTIAPQSPIVDDPVSNMSQPTGSPPAIDDGTEQTMPALAAYLTLVSNHPIFRHSRAWRRFVRVRTDDLQSVRAERIVKRVRSESGLGRSGSQGGSAISLGRGSHDVRPGKPVPELPALPTMSSLDVRGSSSASDASEGIAEEDEDETARADKDLPNLPGSTERTPSNKPTALPDMTGAGSMPPVSEILASPSMQQAIATPLPPGTPEPPSTPLKKEATLPGVGGSTPTASEGQTLPTPGATPTPSPPRPNSSKVSAPAEHRLSSGSDVFANGSGSEADNNGFGGFGTETETEAELGADGETTADGVAIKVKKKKEKKPARKVVVDDFEMMRVLGKGCAGKVLLVRHRATTELYALKAITKRHVLAHQELQHTLTEQAVLKRMAREGRDPFVVKLWWSFHDKENLFLVMDFHPGGDLATQLARWGRLGRDRARFYAAEIVEGCEGLHAAGVIYRDLKPENILIGADGHIVLTDFGLSKEFPLKSNGQSPTAPTTPNGQTGFAVTPHWMDAAGSPGRASTSKRLDRDLTTTFCGTAEYLAPEVIQGLPYSYEVDWWSFGTMLYEMLTGITPFWANNHSDMYVRVLQDELQFPDDKAMDQDTKSLIRGLLQRNPALRMCEPRVKKHPYFSMIDWQHVYYKRYIPPYIPPIDPSNAGDTQNFDEAFLDMEPVIADETDQTDSEREDSDSESARTASGGKSPERPAADEGEEVVDVFDGYSFKGRDSIIIDDDESDESDEHEQEDERIRAAKVLEPEVDAGPITADEETTPHTTPADLPEAEREPVTPTTPTAEVPQPPVSEPTPASPVSKPRSPKPAASPALATSPALDVAQLPPLPAEKPDELAEPVVSPVTARAASPVLAPVTVTVPASAPAPAPALTPAPASALATEPSGSAVPQTKQKREKSGITALDRFLDADTDDDDDWDLVEKPRADEAAFNGRGGKSGNNLFARGVVDRYRLTVFRKASHPALNKIGRPQSSVEPKAPKAKTSIRPQSEASPSLAAEGSTSPTPSDSKRRGRSGGLSIRKSTRQFLRAKSPSASTALNNGSGLLSPAPSVPAVPSLKSKSSALSGTSPTSPGSSDPSIAEASGATAAAGPSGSQSAGELTDSDTLRRMPAVPESPVDDTKKSKKAKKSGPGNKMLSLFTLDTKR; this is translated from the exons ATGCCTAGTCTGCTCCAGCGCTCAGCATCCCATCAcgacaagaagaacaaaaagtACAATACATTGACCAATTCTGCCGACTCGGCCGCCAGACGCAGCGAACAGAGCATTACCGATCCCGCGTTTTTCGACCCAGAACAcatggccgctcctaccaaCGACGAACTTCTCGAGGAGATGGTTGTCGATGCCTCCAACATAGTCCCCAATGGCGAGGCAGAAGTCCCTGGTCAGGACGACGGGCCATGGAGTGTTAGCGTTGCCGATGCTCCATCCAACAACAATAAGAAGAAGTACACGATATATATTCAGA CCCCCTCCCAGAACTTGACTCTCACACGCGCCGCCCAAGAGATTACGGATCTACACGCCAAGTTGCGCTCAAACCACCCTAGTGCAACGCTTCCGCCCCTCCCCGGCTTTCCCGCCTCGGGCTCTGACAACCAAGACGGCGCTAAACGTCGGAGCAGCTTTCTCAACACACTCAGTCGTCTCGCCAACCCAAATCCAAAGCCAAAACCCGGTCGCATCGGCTCTGCCAGCTCCATCACCAATGCCAGCACACCCACCATTGCGCCCCAGAGCCCCATTGTCGACGACCCAGTTTCAAATATGTCTCAGCCAACCGGCTCTCCTCCTGCTATCGACGATGGCACGGAACAGACTATGCCCGCCCTGGCCGCCTATCTTACACTCGTTTCAAATCATCCCATCTTCCGTCATTCTCGCGCATGGCGCCGATTCGTCCGCGTCCGCACCGACGATCTCCAGAGCGTTCGTGCAGAGCGTATCGTCAAGCGCGTCCGGAGCGAGTCTGGTCTGGGAAGATCGGGTTCCCAGGGTGGCAGTGCCATTAGTCTTGGGCGCGGTAGCCACGACGTCCGACCAGGCAAGCCCGTTCCAGAGTTGCCTGCCCTCCCCACCATGAGCTCGCTCGACGTCCGCGGGAGCAGCAGTGCAAGCGACGCCAGCGAGGGAATCGCcgaagaggacgaggacgaaaCCGCACGCGCTGATAAGGACTTGCCTAATCTCCCTGGATCCACCGAGCGCACCCCCTCGAACAAACCTACTGCGCTTCCGGACATGACCGGTGCTGGATCGATGCCTCCCGTATCCGAGATCTTGGCGTCTCCATCGATGCAACAGGCCATTGCGACCCCACTTCCCCCTGGTACTCCCGAACCCCCCTCGACACCTCTCAAGAAAGAAGCCACGCTGCCTGGAGTAGGCGGTTCCACCCCTACCGCGTCCGAGGGCCAAACGCTGCCCACTCCAGGTGCAACGCCCACCCCATCCCCTCCTCGTCCAAATTCATCCAAGGTATCGGCCCCTGCCGAGCACCGTTTGTCAAGCGGAAGTGACGTATTTGCGAATGGTAGTGGAAGCGAAGCCGATAACAATGGTTTCGGTGGCTTTGGTACCGAGACGGAAACCGAGGCCGAGTTGGGGGCTGATGGCGAGACCACGGCGGATGGCGTGGCGATCAaggtcaagaagaaaaaggaaaagaaaccGGCGCGCAAGGTTGTCGTGGACGATTTCGAGATGATGCGCGTACTTGGCAAGGGATGCGCTGGAAAG GTTTTGCTCGTCCGACACCGTGCGACAACCGAGTTGTATGCCTTGAAGGCGATTACGAAGCGTCATGTACTTGCGCACCAAGAGCTGCAGCACACGCTCACTGAACAAGCCGTGCTCAAACGAATGGCACGCGAAGGCAGAGACCCGTTCGTGGTCAAGCTCTGGTGGAGTTTCCACGACAAGGAGAACCTATTTTTGGTCATGGACTTCCATCCCGGTGGAGATCTTGCCACTCAACTCGCGAGATGGGGTCGCCTTGGTCGGGATCGTGCAAGGTTCTACGCTGCCGAGATT GTCGAAGGATGTGAAGGATTGCACGCGGCGGGTGTGATTTACCGTGATCTCAAGCCCGAAAACATCCTTATCGGCGCAGATGGTCATATCGTCTTGACCGATTTCGGTCTTTCCAAAGAGTTCCCGCTCAAGAGCAACGGCCAGTCTCCCACCGCTCCTACCACGCCCAACGGCCAAACCGGGTTCGCCGTCACTCCGCACTGGATGGACGCCGCCGGCTCGCCTGGACGCGCATCGACCAGCAAGCGCCTCGATAGAGATTTGACCACCACGTTCTGCGGTACGGCCGAGTACCTCGCCCCAGAGGTCATCCAGGGCTTGCCGTACAGCTACGAAGTCGATTGGTGGAGCTTTGGTACCATGTTGTACGAAATGTTGACCGGAATC ACGCCATTTTGGGCGAACAATCATTCGGATATGTACGTCCGTGTGTTGCAGGATGAGCTTCAGTTCCCAGACGACAAGGCGATGGATCAGGATACGAAGAGTTTGATTCGTGGG CTGCTTCAACGTAACCCGGCGCTAAGAATGTGCGAACCGCGAGTGAAGAAGCATCCTTATTTCTCAATGAT TGATTGGCAACACGTCTACTACAAGCGATATATTC cTCCATACATCCCACCCATCGACCCATCCAACGCGGGTGACACGCAAAACTTTGACGAGGCGTTCTTGGATATGGAGCCCGTTATCGCAGACGAGACGGACCAGACCGACTCTGAGCGCGAAGACTCGGACTCGGAGTCTGCGCGAACTGCGTCGGGCGGCAAGTCTCCTGAGCGTCCGGCTGCTGACGAGGGTGAAGAGGTCGTGGACGTGTTTGATGGATACTCGTTCAAGGGGCGAGACTCGATCATTATTGACGACGACGAATCCGATGAATCTGACGAGCATGAACAAGAGGACGAGAGAATTAGGGCTGCGAAAGTGTTGGAGCCTGAAGTTGATGCCGGACCGATCACTGCCGACGAGGAAACCACACCTCATACGACTCCCGCTGATTTGCCCGAGGCAGAGCGTGAACCTGTAACACCCACGACACCGACGGCCGAGGTCCCCCAGCCTCCTGTATCAGAGCCCACCCCAGCCTCGCCCGTGTCGAAACCCAGGTCGCCCAAGCCTGCTGCGTCCCCTGCGTTGGCTACCTCTCCTGCTTTGGATGTGGCTCAGCTTCCGCCTCTTCCCGCCGAGAAGCCAGACGAGTTGGCAGAGCCTGTTGTATCCCCTGTTACGGCGCGTGCTGCCTCTCCGGTCCTTGCCCCTGTTACCGTTACGGTCCCCGCGTCTGCGCCAGCGCCAGCGCCCGCACTCACGCCTGCTCCAGCCTCAGCTCTGGCAACCGAGCCATCGGGGTCTGCAGTCCCACAGACGAAGCAAAAGCGTGAAAAATCGGGCATCACAGCTTTGGACAGGTTTCTGGATGCCGACACggacgatgatgatgactGGGACTTGGTCGAGAAACCCAGAGCCGATGAGGCAGCGTTCAACGGCCGCGGCGGCAAGTCGGGAAACAATCTGTTTGCGCGCGGTGTAGTTGATCGGTACAGATTGACTGTCTTCCGCAAGGCGTCTCATCCTGCCCTCAACAAGATTGGAAGGCCCCAATCATCCGTCGAGCCCAAGGCACCGAAAGCCAAAACGTCGATTCGCCCTCAGTCCGAGGCTAGTCCGAGCCTGGCAGCAGAAGGCTCGACATCGCCCACTCCCTCGGACTCGAAGCGTCGCGGTCGTTCGGGTGGGTTGAGTATCCGCAAGAGCACGCGTCAGTTTTTACGCGCCAAGTCTCCCTCGGCGTCGACGGCCTTGAATAACGGCTCTGGATTGTTGAGTCCTGCACCAAGTGTACCTGCTGTGCCGTCGCTCAAGTCTAAATCTAGTGCGTTGTCCGGGACGTCCCCCACCTCGCCTGGGTCGTCGGACCCTTCGATCGCCGAGGCATCGGGTGctactgctgctgctggcCCGAGCGGGAGCCAAAGCGCGGGCGAGCTGACTGATTCGGATACGTTGAGGCGAATGCCCGCGGTGCCAGAGTCACCGGTCGACGACACGAAAAAGTCCAAAAAAGCCAAGAAGTCCGGGCCCGGTAACAAGATGTTGTCTCTTTTCACGCTCGATACGAAACGATAA
- a CDS encoding F-box-like protein → MLSLAPELVLQILEEAYWSQFGAYTLSQAALVCSSWRSLSQEVLFRNVDLTRTPESRASAARAAPGIRLAASGPSHAVRDTKAQPVSEARASRLRLLAALAPPSAPTPRSQRATMSFFNAIQMYSATPSNHAARLSSLVRSVHVVVSRSDDCQCGGVHLGGICPKPCSAASPSPCGAITERDLASLLQRLPRLQSVHIILDRITSFSPLFIDTLHSNSTITTLSIHVRKRWHSRTLAPNSLNNAIQGSGITPANSVADESSDVAVFQLIHALAPNLDVLALEGELPRDPPADPSVPTIHDRRPSLMHSLDSDEVTTEPAPECSLRELIWRGKLPPSPALLAWLLSAKAKGASAIRKRSRLEVLELCHLPPPDALAELLREHVSTLQSLRLHYFEAAHVDVVRQLLGRGSPATPALGARKQSAFPSKGRLRELVLHKQCSVAPDILRAIQAQHVAVNQPCNKTIQVLQGSSEHGFKRVTIAGGNEEASERVRLACEADGVAFRSVRALAPVW, encoded by the coding sequence ATGCTCTCGCTTGCCCCAGAGCTCGTCCTTCAAATCCTTGAAGAGGCCTACTGGTCTCAGTTTGGGGCCTATACTCTTTCACAAGCTGCTCTTGTCTGTAGCTCGTGGAGGTCTCTATCCCAAGAGGTTTTATTTCGCAATGTAGACCTCACGCGCACCCCCGAGTCACGAGCATCAGCGGCTCGTGCTGCACCGGGCATTCGCTTGGCTGCATCTGGTCCCTCGCATGCAGTCAGAGACACCAAGGCTCAGCCTGTGTCCGAGGCCCGCGCCTCTCGCCTTCGCCTGCTCGCCGCGCTTGCTCCTCCCTCTGCGCCCACTCCTCGCTCCCAACGGGCCACTATGTCCTTTTTCAACGCAATCCAGATGTACTCAGCAACTCCATCCAATCATGCTGCGCGTTTATCGTCACTTGTCCGCTCTGTACATGTCGTGGTCTCCCGATCTGACGACTGCCAATGCGGAGGCGTTCATCTCGGAGGAATTTGTCCCAAGCCTTGTTCGGCAGCATCGCCATCGCCTTGCGGCGCCATCACTGAACGAGATCTGGCTTCATTGCTCCAAAGACTACCACGCCTGCAAAGTGTTCACATTATTCTCGATCGCATTACCTCTTTTTCACCGTTGTTCATCGATACCCTCCATTCCAACTCCACCATCACGACGCTCAGCATTCACGTACGGAAACGGTGGCACTCGCGTACTCTCGCCCCTAACTCCCTCAACAATGCGATCCAGGGATCTGGTATTACTCCAGCCAACTCGGTCGCCGATGAAAGTTCGGATGTGGCCGTTTTCCAGCTTATCCACGCCCTAGCGCCCAACCTGGATGTGCTGGCCCTCGAAGGGGAACTTCCGCGTGATCCTCCCGCTGACCCATCCGTCCCCACGATCCACGATCGTCGACCATCTTTGATGCATTCATTGGACTCTGACGAGGTCACAACCGAACCCGCCCCAGAGTGTTCGCTTCGTGAGTTGATCTGGCGTGGTAAACTCCCACCATCTCCCGCACTTCTCGCTTGGTTGCTGAGCGCCAAAGCAAAGGGAGCCTCTGCCATCAGAAAACGATCGAGATTGGAGGTTTTAGAGTTGTGCCATCTTCCCCCACCAGATGCGCTTGCGGAGCTGCTGCGAGAGCACGTCTCAACCCTTCAGTCGCTAAGGCTCCACTATTTCGAGGCCGCTCACGTAGATGTAGTTCGGCAGCTTTTAGGACGGGGTTCTCCGGCTACCCCAGCTTTAGGGGCTCGAAAACAAAGCGCTTTCCCTTCAAAGGGAAGGTTGCGCGAACTTGTGCTCCATAAGCAGTGCTCGGTTGCTCCAGACATCCTCCGTGCTATTCAGGCACAGCACGTTGCCGTAAACCAGCCTTGCAATAAGACTATACAAGTGCTCCAAGGATCCAGCGAGCATGGTTTCAAGCGGGTTACTATTGCGGGGGGTAATGAGGAGGCTAGCGAACGAGTGCGCTTGGCATGCGAGGCAGACGGTGTCGCATTCCGGAGTGTTCGTGCGCTGGCGCCAGTTTGGTAA
- a CDS encoding enolase C-terminal domain-like protein encodes MSITKVHARQIFDSRGNPTVEVDVHTAKGRYRAAVPSGASTGIHEAVELRDGDKANYVGKGVLKAVENVNKIIAPALIESGLSVTQQKEIDDFLIKLDGTPNKGKLGANAILGVSIAVAEAGAGEKGVPLYQHFADLAGVKPPFHLPTPAFNVINGGSHAGNKLAFQEFMLLPTGAKSFAESVKIGTEVYHSLKKVIQAKYGIDATNVGDEGGFAPNVSGAEESLDLLVEAIDKAGYNKNETKDVQIGLDVASSEFYKEGKYDLDFKNPNSDPSKWISGKELADLYIGYIKKYPIVSIEDPFEQDDWDAWTHFTAQSGIQIVGDDLTVTNPLRIKTAIEKKACNGLLLKVNQIGTISESIQAAQLSQSDGWGVMVSHRSGETENTIIADLVVALGTGQIKTGAPARSERVAKYNQLLRIEEEITETTGKPALYAGPKGLSAGPKAPELHSK; translated from the exons ATGTCTATCACCAAAGTTCACGCTCGCCAG ATCTTCGACTCGCGCGGTAACCCTACCGTTGAGGTCGATGTTCACACTGCCAAGG GCCGCTATCGCGCTGCTGTTCCTTCTGGCGCGTCAACTGGTATTCACGAAGCTGTAGAACTGCGTGACGGCGACAAGGCCAACTATGTGGGAAAAG GTGTACTCAAGGCTGTTGAGAACGTCAATAAGATCATTGCCCCTGCGCTCATCGAGTCCGGTTTGAGCGTGACCCAGCAAAAGGAGATTGACGATTTCCTGATTAAACTTGACGGCACTCCCAACAAGGGCAAACTTGGTGCCAATGCCATTCTTGGTGTTTCGATTGCTGTCGCTGAGGCTGGTGCTGGCGAAAAGGGCGTCCCGCTCTATCAGCACTTTGCTGACCTAGCTGGTGTCAAGCCCCCTTTCCATCTCCCCACTCCAGCGTTCAACGTTATCAATGGTGGTTCCCACGCAGGCAACAAGCTCGCGTTCCAGGAATTCATGTTACTCCCTACTGGCGCCAAGTCCTTCGCTGAGTCCGTCAAGATTGGTACTGAAGTGTaccacagcctcaagaaggtCATCCAGGCCAAGTATGGCATTGATG CTACCAATGTTGGTGATGAGGGAGGGTTTGCACCAAACGTCTCGGGTGCCGAGGAGTCTCTCGACCTCCTTGTCGAGGCCATTGACAAGGCCGGATACAACAAAAACGAAACCAAGGATGTGCAAATCGGCCTCGACGTTGCTTCTTCTGAATTCTACAAGGAAGGCAAGTACGACCTCGATTTCAAGAACCCCAACTCGGATCCGTCCAAGTGGATCTCCGGCAAGGAGCTTGCCGACCTCTACATCGGCTACATCAAGAAGTACCCCATCGTATCGATCGAGGACCCATTCGAGCAGGATGACTGGGATGCATGGACTCATTTCACGGCACAATCCGGAATCCAGATTGTCGGCGACGACTTGACAGTCACAAACCCTCTGCGTATCAAGACTGCCATTGAGAAGAAGGCATGCAATGGCTTGTTGCTCAAGGTCAACCAAATCGGGACCATCTCCGAGTCTATCCAGGC CGCCCAACTCTCTCAGTCTGACGGCTGGGGTGTCATGGTTTCTCACCGCTCTGGAGAGACTGAGAACACCATCATTGCTGACCTCGTCGTCGCTCTTGGCACCGGTCAAATCAAGACTGGTGCGCCTGCACGCTCCGAACGTGTTGCCAAGTACAACCAGCTTCTGCGCATTGA GGAGGAGATCACCGAGACAACTGGCAAGCCAGCCCTCTATGCTGGGCCCAAGGGTCTTTCGGCTGGACCCAAAGCTCCCGAACTCCACAGCAAGTAA